One window from the genome of Natator depressus isolate rNatDep1 chromosome 27, rNatDep2.hap1, whole genome shotgun sequence encodes:
- the PSME3 gene encoding proteasome activator complex subunit 3, whose translation MASLLKVDPEVKLKVDSFRERITSEAEDLVANFFPKKLLELDGFLKEPILNIHDLTQIHSDMNLPVPDPILLTNSHDGLDGPNMKKRKLEDCEETFQGTKVFVMPNGMLKSNQQLVDIIEKVKPEIRLLIEKCNTVKMWVQLLIPRIEDGNNFGVSIQEETVAELRTVESEAASYLDQISRYYITRAKLVSKIAKYPHVEDYRRTVTEIDEKEYISLRLIISELRNQYVTLHDMILKNIEKIKRPRSSNAETLY comes from the exons atGGCCTCGCTGCTCAAGGTGGACCCGGAAGTGAAGCTAAAG GTTGACTCTTTCAGGGAGCGGATCACAAGTGAG GCTGAAGATTTGGTGGCGAATTTTTTCCCAAAGAAGTTGTTAGAACTTGATGGGTTCCTTAAG GAGCCCATCCTGAATATTCATGATCTCACCCAGATCCACTCAGACATGAACCTCCCTGTCCCTGACCCGATCCTTCTCACTAACAGCCACGATGGACTGGACGGG CCAAATATGAAAAAGAGGAAGCTGGAAGACTGTGAAGAGACCTTCCAGG GTACAAAAGTGTTTGTGATGCCCAATGGGATGCTGAAGAGTAACCAGCAGCTAGTGGACATCATTGAGAAAGTGAAACCGGAGATCAGGCTGCTGATTGAGAAGTGCAACACG GTCAAAATGTGGGTGCAGCTCCTGATCCCCAGGATAGAAGATGGAAACAACTTTGGCGTTTCTATTCAG GAGGAGACAGTGGCTGAGCTGCGGACTGTGGAGAGTGAGGCAGCTTCATATCTGGACCAGATTTCTAG ATACTATATCACGAGGGCAAAGCTGGTTTCCAAAATAGCAAAATATCCTCACGTG GAGGATTATCGCCGCACGGTGACAGAAATTGATGAGAAGGAATACATTAGTCTGCGCTTAATCATCTCTGAGCTGAGGAATCAATAT GTCACTTTGCATGATATGATCCTTAAAAACATCGAGAAGATCAAGAGGCCTCGGAGCAGCAACGCCGAGACTCTCTACTAA
- the LOC141978378 gene encoding amine oxidase [copper-containing] 3-like has translation MNLKTVLILLVLALATIFALVCVLLTRGVKPASCEPQTLSTLQGKHSDQSLVFADLTPEEMVQVVTYLQENLGVPLVDASQANPSDNCIYYIDVQLPTKAEVLGFLDHGGRRPPRQALAVVYFGNQPDPNVTEYVVGPLPTPTTHQDITVQKYGGKLPYHRRPVLGKEYEQIEIFLRKEAFSTAPTFLSQVLDYDGTNFASLTSAPRGFQSGDRNTWFILFHNVSGFFLHPVGLEVLVDHSSLDVSQWRVSKVFFNGQYYGDLVQLESEFKQGHVKVDPVKGAPPDGGFSSMQPRAAPRAPFPLQYEPHGPRYSVQNNQVVSRAWSFAFGVNVNTGMRLFDIRFKGERIVYEISIQDAISVYGSNCPGGMSTRYMDGSFGIGRFTYPLVRGVDCPYSATYVDTHYLIETQTPEKHKNSICIFEENSGSPLRRHYSNLQSLYYGGLTNSALVLRSIATLGNYDYVWDFIFYENGAIEAKVHATGYMTSSFLYGDGLDYGNRVGDHTLGTIHTHSIHYKVDLDVGGMYNTLVAHDMAFESVQAPWSPEHQIQRPRLTKTVLDTEDKAAFRLHSNMPRYIYFAANSENKWGHQRGYRIQIVSFTGEHLPETSLMERAISWGRYKLAVTKRKEEEPTSSSIYNQNDPWTPTVAFADFINNESIVTEDLVAWITTGFLHIPHAEDIPNTVTVGNGVSILLRPYNYYDTDPSIYSPDGVFFSSEQDSSVCEVNHIACLSKTASCLPVLPPFTYDGFQNLTRL, from the exons ATGAACCTGAAAACTGTTCTCATCCTCTTGGTTCTGGCGCTAGCCACAATTTTCGCTCTGGTTTGTGTGTTGCTGACTAGAGGAGTGAAACCAGCCAGCTGTGAGCCGCAGACCCTGAGCACCCTGCAGGGAAAGCACAGTGACCAGAGCCTGGTCTTTGCTGATCTGACGCCAGAAGAAATGGTGCAAGTGGTGACGTATCTTCAGGAAAACCTTGGGGTGCCACTGGTAGATGCCTCTCAAGCAAACCCTTCTGATAACTGCATTTATTACATCGATGTGCAGCTCCCCACAAAGGCAGAGGTGCTGGGGTTCTTGGATCATGGGGGCAGGCGACCCCCCCGGCAGGCACTGGCTGTGGTGTATTTTGGAAACCAGCCAGATCCAAATGTCACGGAGTATGTGGTGGGTCCCCTGCCAACACCAACAACTCACCAGGACATCACGGTGCAGAAGTATGGAGGGAAGCTGCCGTACCACCGCAGaccagtgctggggaaggagtaTGAGCAGATTGAAATCTTCTTACGGAAGGAGGCATTCTCAACAGCCCCTACCTTTCTGAGTCAAGTATTGGATTATGATGGGACCAATTTTGCATCACTAACCTCAGCCCCCCGGGGGTTCCAGTCTGGAGACCGCAACACCTGGTTTATTCTGTTCCACAACGTGAGCGGCTTCTTCCTGCACCCGGTGGGGCTGGAGGTGCTGGTTGATCACAGCAGCCTGGACGTTTCCCAGTGGAGGGTGAGCAAAGTGTTCTTTAACGGCCAGTACTACGGGGACTTGGTGCAGCTGGAGAGCGAGTTCAAGCAGGGCCATGTCAAAGTGGACCCAGTTAAGGGAGCCCCACCTGACGGGGGATTCTCTTCCATGCAGCCCCGAGCAGCTCCCAGGGCCCCGTTCCCTCTGCAGTACGAGCCTCATGGGCCCCGCTACAGTGTCCAAAACAACCAAGTCGTCTCCCGGGCCTGGAGCTTTGCCTTTGGGGTGAACGTGAACACGGGGATGCGTCTCTTTGACATCAGATTTAAGGGGGAGAGGATTGTCTATGAAATCAGTATCCAGGATGCTATATCTGTCTATGGGTCCAACTGTCCTGGAGGGATGTCAACCAGGTACATGGATGGGAGCTTTGGCATCGGGAGATTCACGTACCCGTTAGTCCGGGGGGTCGATTGCCCCTATTCAGCTACGTACGTAGACACACACTACTTAATTGAAACCCAGACACCTGAAAAGCATAAAAACTCCATCTGCATTTTTGAGGAGAACTCTGGGTCTCCTCTGAGGCGCCATTACTCCAACTTGCAGTCCCTGTACTACGGGGGGCTGACCAACTCTGCTCTGGTCCTTCGGTCCATTGCCACTCTGGGCAACTATGACTACgtctgggacttcatcttctacGAGAACGGAGCTATCGAGGCCAAAGTCCATGCCACAGGCTACATGACTTCATCCTTTCTCTACGGTGACGGTCTGGACTATGGCAATAGGGTTGGGGATCACACCCTGGGGACGATACACACCCATTCCATCCATTATAAAGTGGACTTGGACGTTGGAG GGATGTATAATACTCTCGTGGCCCATGACATGGCATTTGAGTCTGTGCAGGCTCCTTGGAGTCCAGAGCACCAGATACAGCGCCCACGACTCACCAAGACAGTCCTGGACACAGAGGACAAGGCTGCTTTCCGGCTCCATTCAAACATGCCCAGATACATCTATTTTGCAGCCAACAGTGAAAATAAGTGGGGCCACCAGCGTGGCTACAGGATCCAGATTGTTAGCTTCACCGGGGAACATCTACCAGAAACCAGTTTGATGGAGCGAGCTATCAGCTGGGGGAG GTACAAACTGGCTGTCACCAAACGAAAAGAGGAGGAACCAACCAGTAGCAGCATCTACAACCAGAACGACCCCTGGACACCCACTGTGGCTTTTGCTGACTTCATAAACAATGAGAGCATCGTGACCGAG GACTTGGTTGCCTGGATAACAACTGGTTTCCTTCACATCCCACATGCAGAGGATATTCCCAACACAGTGACGGTGGGAAATGGAGTCAGCATTCTCCTGAGACCCTACAATTATTATGACACAGACCCTTCCATATATTCACCTGATGGCGTCTTTTTCAGCAGTGAGCAGGACTCTAGTGTATGTGAAGTCAATCATATTGCCTGCCTGTCCAAAACTGCCTCATGTTTACCAGTCCTCCCTCCATTCACCTATGACGGCTTCCAAAATCTGACGAGACTGTAA